CAATGTAGAGTGATCATCGAGTCTGTCCAGAAGATAGTCTTGACATTCAGCGTTGTACTGGATTGAACTTTATGATACAGATGGCTCAACAGAAGGGCAGATGAGAGTTCCAACCTCGGTAGGCAGATGCGTTTTGTTTCTTCGAATCACCGAGAGGGGCCACCTTAGATTTGGCGGTTAGTAAGCGCACGGCTATTCTGCCGTCATTTGAAACAACTCTCAAATACAAACAGGCCCCGTAAGCCTTCTCAGAGACGTCGCAGGACCCGTACATTTCAAGCACTACGCGATTGGAGGGGTTGCCCACCTTGGGATGGTAATAGATACTAATCCTTGCAAACTGCTGCGGAACTCCAACCAATGCTGCTGATGATACTCGTCTAGTGGATTGTCCCAGGATGTAGACGTTCGCCAGAGAGATTGAACAAATATTTTGGCAAGAACTATTACCGGTCCAATCAGGCCGAGAGGGTCGAAAAGCTTCGCTGTATCCGACAATACGGTTCGTCTTGTGATGTTGGTTGTTTGGGACCAATTGAGTACAGAGTAATGGAGTAAATCGGTCGATGGCTCCCATATTGGTCCATGGGTTTTTATGGTTGCTGGTGAGTCCAGTGCTATTACTGCTCGATGATCGCGTTGGTCGGGAGGTATGGTTGATAATATAGCTGGCGAGTTTGACGCCCATTTGCGTAGATTGAAACCTGCAGACTGTAACAATCTTCGCAGCTGCCTGCACAAGTCTTTTCCTTCTTCAACGTCGACACCGGTAAGCAtgtcatccatgtaaaaatcctTCGACAGGATTTTCGCGGCTAGAGGAAATTCATTAGCTCCCTGTTTCGACAACTCCAGGAGACATCTTGTAGCCAAGTATGACGCCGAGGCAGTACCGTAGGTGACGGTGGTTAGTTCGAATGTTTTCAGCGGTTCCGAGGAAGAGGACCGCCAGCGAATTCGATGCAGTGGAAAATCGTCAGGGTGGAGGCGGATCTGCCGATACATCTTTTCTGTATCCGTAATAATAGCAAACTGATGAATTCTGAAGCGAAGCGAAATGTCTAGAATGTCAACCTGTAGAACCGATCCCACTATTAACGCCTGATTCAGCGAAAATCCGCTGTCCGTTCGACAAGAGGCGTCAAAGACCACCCGTAATTTGGTGGTTGTACTATCCACCTTCTCTACTCCATGATGAGATAAGTAGTAAGACGGAAATGTGTTATCCGTGTCGTCGATATAGTTCCATTCCCAGTAGCAAATCTATTGGCCCTGGCGCATAGAACTTTGGATCAGCCAGTATGACTTCGGATGGAATATTCCAAGCGGACGAATTAATAGTGTTCACTGGAAGCTCACGAgtgattttcttcaatatttgcAAAGATTCCTCAACCGTAAATTCCGTACAATGAGATCCTATCCGAACGTCAACAGCATGATACGACACGACGAGAGTGTTTCCAACTCCACCAAGTTCTTGGCGAATTGGATAGCGACGAAACTTTAATTTCTGGACCATGTTTTCAGTAATTAAGCACAACTGCGACGCATGATCCAACAGTGCCCTGGCCCATAGGGCGTCTCCACCAGAACCGACAACCTTTATGATTGCGGTTTGCAGCAGAACTGTAACAggcatccttttttttttatccaaaatatatatttttattaaggctcatatggcgtcaacctgacggggccgggagttcaatatttcgacaatgtttgccttataactatgttagtaatatgtaaccgattactcgcggttggctcgaggttagtattacaagtgttttcgtaattgtgatgttgctgtctccaatgctctgtacctgtgcccgacacgggatacttccttttgggatgcagctgaccattaatcagcaacgccccctagtctgtaccccatatctagcgtggagcgtcttctcgactcgaggaatccatgatagaatggtcactagccggcgcaactcagctcgtgtagagttgtcatgagcggtacaacctttggctcttgttgaatgatcagtggactgcacaacctttggcccgtgtatctgtaaagagtgtgtgtatgtattgccgcgactaagtaaaagtttatagatcggataggagggatatgaaacaggaacacaacgaa
The Toxorhynchites rutilus septentrionalis strain SRP chromosome 2, ASM2978413v1, whole genome shotgun sequence genome window above contains:
- the LOC129765928 gene encoding uncharacterized protein LOC129765928 translates to MYRQIRLHPDDFPLHRIRWRSSSSEPLKTFELTTVTYGTASASYLATRCLLELSKQGANEFPLAAKILSKDFYMDDMLTGVDVEEGKDLCRQLRRLLQSAGFNLRKWASNSPAILSTIPPDQRDHRAVIALDSPATIKTHGPIWEPSTDLLHYSVLNWSQTTNITRRTVLSDTAKLFDPLGLIGPVIVLAKIFVQSLWRTSTSWDNPLDEYHQQHWLEFRSSLQGLVSITIPRWATPPIA